CCGGAAAAACTTCATATTGTCTCGAAGCCACTGCACCACCGCTCCGCCGATGAAGATGCTGCCCTCAAGCGCATAGGCCAGCTTCCGATCGGTGCTACACGCAAGCGTTGTAATCAGCCGGTGGCCCGAAAGCGCGAACTTACCGCCAATATGCTGCAGCAGGAAGCAACCCGTACCATAGGTATTTTTGGCGTCGCCAGGAGAGACACAAAGCTGCCCAAACAAGGCCGACTGCTGGTCGCCAGCGATTCCTGCGATCTCTACCTCGCCTAGACCAAGCGAGGTCGTCACCTGCCCTACGTTCTCGTTCGACCAGACAACTTCAGGCAAAAGACTCTTTGGAATATTGAAGAGCTTCAGCAGATCGTCGTCCCACCGGTCCTCAACGATGTTGTAGAGAAGCGTCCGCGACGCATTAGTGCGGTCTGTGATGTGACGTTTCCCACTAGTCAAATTCCACACCAGCCAGCTATCGACTGTCCCAAAGGCGAGTTTTCCTGCCTCGGCACGAGCACGCGCTCCACCAACATTCTCCAGTATCCAGGCGACTTTGCTCGCGGAGAAGTAAGGGCTCAACAAGAGTCCTGTCTTCTGACGCACCGTCTCCTCCACCCCATCGTCGGAAAGCTTCTTGGTCAGAGCAGCGGTACGGCTATCCTGCCAGACGATCGCGTTATAAACCGGCTTCCCCGTCTCGCGATCCCAGACGACGGTAGTCTCCCGCTGATTGGTAATCCCAAGTGCGATGACATCTCTTGGGCGTACTCGCGCTTTGCCCATCACCTCAACCGCAGTGCCGAGCTGCGAGGTGAGAATGTCAAAAGGATCATGCTCTACCCAGCCACTGTTCGGATAGATCTGCGGAAACTCGTGCGATGCAGTCCCCGCGATCTGTCCGTCGTGGTCGAAGAGGATGGCGCGGGAGCTCGTCGTTCCTTGATCGAGCGAAAGTACATACTTCATCTTGTCTCCTTTGATGCTCGTGGCTTGAAGGACGACTTACCTGCATCGAACGTTATGCCTTCATGGCGTCGAGCAATGCTTTCTTTCTCGCTGGCAGAAAGGGCCGGATCAGAAGTTGGTAGGTTCCGCCGCCCACAAGTCCTCCGAGCAGCGGCGCGACGATTGGAATCCACCAATAACTCTGTGGCGACGGCAACGCAGAAGCGCCCCAGCCCATGAGAAAACAGAACAGTCGCGGTCCAAAATCGCGAGCAGGATTGATCGCCCAGGCCTCCAGGTAACCCATCGAAGCGCCAATCAACGCCACCAGAAAACCAATCATCAACGCTCCCGCATTCGCACCGGGCGCCATTTCGTTGTACTGCTCAGTAATCGCGAAAATGCCAAAGATCAAAAATGCAGTCAGGATGATCTCGTCGCTAAAGGCGTGCATGGGCGTAATCGCCAGGCCGGGGTGAGTGAAGAAGACCCCCGCAGCCCCGCCGGCCGCTCTCGTAAGGTGATTCGTCAGATTGAAGTTGTCGATCACTGGGGAGAACAGTGTGTATACGATCCCCGCGCCCAGAAAGGCTCCGGTCACTTGCGCAAGGCAATACGGGATCACTTTACTCCAGGAAAACCGCCGGTATACCGCGAGTGCCAGCGTAACAGCCGGATTACCGTGGCAACCACTCACCGAAGTCGTCGTATAGATAGCGATCGTTACGGCCAGCCCCCACGCAATGCACACTCCCCAATATGCCTGCTGGTAGGGGCTTGGACTATAGAGCGTGTACATTGCCGCGACCGAGTCGCCGAAGGCAATAATGATAAACATAGCCATTGCTTCCGATATCAGTTGCCCCGCGAACGTCTTACTCATGCAGCGTTTTCTCCTGGCTTGCTGTTCGATTTATCTCACTCGGGAAGAGCCACAAAAGTCGGAATTGCGGCTGCCCGCTCGTTCGCCATTATCTACATTTTTTTCATTGCGCGGAGGGTTGCCGCATAATGCTGGTCAAAATCCGGATATCGACGAAGTTCTTCGTCCACTCCTCGTTGCTCCTTCTAATCCCGCATAATGGAAGATTAGGGAGTCTTCGCATGGGTTTATTCAGCAAAAAGATAAAGCAGGAACACAAGATCATGCTCCAGCATGATCGCGCCGCCGGGACGCTCCAACCCGAGTCACACCGCGCCACCCCCGAGTGCCCCCAGCCCGAGCGTTGGAGCATGATCGACTCCATGACCGCCGAGCTCGAGGTCCTGGAGTTCCTTGCTACTCTGGTCACAACCATAAAGCCCATGCTGGTCGTTGAAACAGGATCTTTCCTCGGCGTTTCCACAGAATGGATTGCGAAGGGCCTCGAACGCAACGGCTTCGGCAAGGTCATCAGCTGCGAGTTTGACCCGGTCGTTTACGCTCGCGCGAAGGAACGACTTGAAGCGTCCCCGCTCAAGCCCTGGATCGAACTTCGCAACCAGTCCAGCCTTGAGATGAAGATCGACGGCACGATCGATCTCTTCTTCTCGGACTCCGACATGCCTATCCGCGAGCAGGAGGTCAAGCGCTTTCTCCCCCAGATCAATCCCAATGGCCTCATCCTCATGCACGACGCCAGTTCGCACCACAAAGTCGTCCGTGACGCGGCGAAGTCGATGGAATCGGAAGGTCTTCTCTCCGTCATCTTCTTACCTACCCCTCGCGGTCTTGTCATCGCGCAGCCTCGCGTCGGCCGCAGCTAAACGCGGGGAATCAGCGAATGCCAAGCCCACAGACACAACGACAGTCCCTTTCTTTTCGAGCGCCTTGGCACATCTTCTGGATCGGACTGCTCCTCCGCGTCCTCTACATCACTCTCGCCCACACCTATCGCATCCGCCCGTCGGAGGATCACCTTCAGTTCGGCTGGGAGATGGGCCGCATCGCCCGCGCACTAGTCACCGGCTTCGGTTACGCTGACCCCTTCACTGGTCATTCCGGGCCCACCGCATGGGTACCGCCTCTGTATCCTCTGCTGCTTGCCGGCGTCTTCAAGATCTTCGGCGTCTACGCCGCAAAGTCCGCCTGGGTAATCCTGACCATCAATAGCATCTTCTCCGCAGCAACGGCTCCACTTAT
This Tunturibacter gelidoferens DNA region includes the following protein-coding sequences:
- the glpK gene encoding glycerol kinase GlpK, encoding MKYVLSLDQGTTSSRAILFDHDGQIAGTASHEFPQIYPNSGWVEHDPFDILTSQLGTAVEVMGKARVRPRDVIALGITNQRETTVVWDRETGKPVYNAIVWQDSRTAALTKKLSDDGVEETVRQKTGLLLSPYFSASKVAWILENVGGARARAEAGKLAFGTVDSWLVWNLTSGKRHITDRTNASRTLLYNIVEDRWDDDLLKLFNIPKSLLPEVVWSNENVGQVTTSLGLGEVEIAGIAGDQQSALFGQLCVSPGDAKNTYGTGCFLLQHIGGKFALSGHRLITTLACSTDRKLAYALEGSIFIGGAVVQWLRDNMKFFRKSSEVEAIAASVPDSDGVVFVPAFTGLGAPYWDAQARGLIIGLQRGTQIAHIARAAIESIAFQVADVLRVMDSDTKNPFTELRVDGGAAANDDLMQFQADLLGVPVHRPAVLETTALGAAYLAGLSSGFWNSIDELEQHRKADTLFEPKTDKKHMQKLQENWREAVERSRHWNKESR
- a CDS encoding MIP/aquaporin family protein; the encoded protein is MSKTFAGQLISEAMAMFIIIAFGDSVAAMYTLYSPSPYQQAYWGVCIAWGLAVTIAIYTTTSVSGCHGNPAVTLALAVYRRFSWSKVIPYCLAQVTGAFLGAGIVYTLFSPVIDNFNLTNHLTRAAGGAAGVFFTHPGLAITPMHAFSDEIILTAFLIFGIFAITEQYNEMAPGANAGALMIGFLVALIGASMGYLEAWAINPARDFGPRLFCFLMGWGASALPSPQSYWWIPIVAPLLGGLVGGGTYQLLIRPFLPARKKALLDAMKA
- a CDS encoding O-methyltransferase, with the translated sequence MGLFSKKIKQEHKIMLQHDRAAGTLQPESHRATPECPQPERWSMIDSMTAELEVLEFLATLVTTIKPMLVVETGSFLGVSTEWIAKGLERNGFGKVISCEFDPVVYARAKERLEASPLKPWIELRNQSSLEMKIDGTIDLFFSDSDMPIREQEVKRFLPQINPNGLILMHDASSHHKVVRDAAKSMESEGLLSVIFLPTPRGLVIAQPRVGRS